Proteins encoded within one genomic window of Canis lupus familiaris isolate Mischka breed German Shepherd chromosome 12, alternate assembly UU_Cfam_GSD_1.0, whole genome shotgun sequence:
- the APOM gene encoding apolipoprotein M isoform X1 → MFLGGSVRPVDTPCCGATTDSLLHRTLLRKGASEFGNWKGVELDWAETQDSGPGALKGPPKGFRRPGSPGGLGSAHRLSPQPRPRFPEPHLGRWYFIAGAAPTKEELVTFDPVDNIVFSMATGSAPMQLQLRATIRMKNGHCVPRKWIYHLTEGSTDLRTEGRPDMRTMLFSSSCPGGIMLKESGHGYQRFLLYNRSPHPHETCVEEFQSLTSCLDFKAFLRTPRNQEACELSSN, encoded by the exons ATGTTCCTCGGTGGCAGCGTGCGGCCGGTGGACACGCCATGTTGTGGAGCAACTACGGATTCACTGCTTCACAGGACTCTCCTCAGGAAGGGCGCCTCCGAGTTTGGGAATTGGAAGGGAGTGGAGTTGGACTGGGCCGAAACACAGGATTCCGGCCCTGGAGCACTGAAGGGGCCACCGAAGGGCTTCCGCAGGCCGGGGTCCCCCGGCGGACTGGGCAGTGCTCACCGCCTGAGCCCCCAACCTCGGCCTCGG TTCCCAGAGCCACACCTGGGCAGGTGGTACTTCATCGCAGGGGCAGCTCCCACCAAGGAGGAGTTGGTGACTTTTGACCCTGTAGACAACATTGTCTTCAGCATGGCTACAGGCTCTGCCCCCATGCAGCTCCAGCTTCGTGCTACCATCCGCAT GAAAAATGGACACTGTGTGCCCCGGAAATGGATCTACCACTTGACTGAGGGGAGCACAGATCTCAGAACTGAAG GCCGCCCTGACATGAGGACCATGCTCTTCTCTAGCTCATGCCCCGGTGGAATCATGCTGAAAGAGTCAGGCCACGGTTACCAGCGCTTCCTCCTTTATA ATCGCTCACCACACCCTCATGAGACATGCGTGGAGGAGTTCCAGTCCCTGACCTCCTGCCTGGACTTTAAGGCCTTCTTACGGACTCCCAGGAATCAAG aGGCCTGTGAGCTGTCCAGTAACTGA
- the APOM gene encoding apolipoprotein M isoform X2 — protein sequence MFHQVWAALLYLFGILLNSIYQCPEYSQLTTQGVDGKEFPEPHLGRWYFIAGAAPTKEELVTFDPVDNIVFSMATGSAPMQLQLRATIRMKNGHCVPRKWIYHLTEGSTDLRTEGRPDMRTMLFSSSCPGGIMLKESGHGYQRFLLYNRSPHPHETCVEEFQSLTSCLDFKAFLRTPRNQEACELSSN from the exons ATGTTCCACCAAGTATGGGCAGCTCTGCTCTATCTCTTTGGTATTCTCCTTAACTCCATCTACCAGTGCCCTGAGTACAGTCAACTGACAACTCAGGGAGTGGATGGGAAAGAG TTCCCAGAGCCACACCTGGGCAGGTGGTACTTCATCGCAGGGGCAGCTCCCACCAAGGAGGAGTTGGTGACTTTTGACCCTGTAGACAACATTGTCTTCAGCATGGCTACAGGCTCTGCCCCCATGCAGCTCCAGCTTCGTGCTACCATCCGCAT GAAAAATGGACACTGTGTGCCCCGGAAATGGATCTACCACTTGACTGAGGGGAGCACAGATCTCAGAACTGAAG GCCGCCCTGACATGAGGACCATGCTCTTCTCTAGCTCATGCCCCGGTGGAATCATGCTGAAAGAGTCAGGCCACGGTTACCAGCGCTTCCTCCTTTATA ATCGCTCACCACACCCTCATGAGACATGCGTGGAGGAGTTCCAGTCCCTGACCTCCTGCCTGGACTTTAAGGCCTTCTTACGGACTCCCAGGAATCAAG aGGCCTGTGAGCTGTCCAGTAACTGA
- the APOM gene encoding apolipoprotein M isoform X3, whose translation MATGSAPMQLQLRATIRMKNGHCVPRKWIYHLTEGSTDLRTEGRPDMRTMLFSSSCPGGIMLKESGHGYQRFLLYNRSPHPHETCVEEFQSLTSCLDFKAFLRTPRNQEACELSSN comes from the exons ATGGCTACAGGCTCTGCCCCCATGCAGCTCCAGCTTCGTGCTACCATCCGCAT GAAAAATGGACACTGTGTGCCCCGGAAATGGATCTACCACTTGACTGAGGGGAGCACAGATCTCAGAACTGAAG GCCGCCCTGACATGAGGACCATGCTCTTCTCTAGCTCATGCCCCGGTGGAATCATGCTGAAAGAGTCAGGCCACGGTTACCAGCGCTTCCTCCTTTATA ATCGCTCACCACACCCTCATGAGACATGCGTGGAGGAGTTCCAGTCCCTGACCTCCTGCCTGGACTTTAAGGCCTTCTTACGGACTCCCAGGAATCAAG aGGCCTGTGAGCTGTCCAGTAACTGA
- the C12H6orf47 gene encoding uncharacterized protein C6orf47 homolog isoform X1 produces the protein MFLRRLGGWLPRPWGHRKPTKPDLPTPELRRMDSSSENSGSDWDSAPETMGDVGPPKTKDTGARRSSGAAPEPSREYRDEQLGSNRMDSFKWNKTASNTQESGRLETGGTIPKLGWDPVDSSGTRLGVSPEEVLSPPVPEAPVEKPGQRQKLLGWLQGDPGGRTGAPLQYLGSPEESLQISTNLTLHLLELLASALLGLCSRPLRAALDALGLRGPLGLWLHGLLSFLAALHGLHAVLSLLTAHPLHFACLFGLLQALVLAVSLREPSGEEEATDLEDEKLEREGKE, from the coding sequence ATGTTCCTGCGACGCCTCGGTGGTTGGCTACCTCGCCCCTGGGGCCACCGGAAACCAACGAAGCCTGACCTGCCTACCCCAGAACTCAGACGAATGGATAGCTCCTCTGAGAATTCAGGGAGTGACTGGGATAGTGCCCCAGAAACCATGGGAGATGTGGGGCCTCCCAAGACCAAGGACACAGGGGCACGGAGGAGCTCTGGGGCTGCTCCAGAACCAAGCAGAGAGTACCGAGATGAGCAACTGGGGAGCAACAGAATGGATTCCTTCAAGTGGAACAAGACTGCTTCTAACACTCAAGAGTCTGGGAGACTGGAGACTGGAGGGACCATTCCCAAACTGGGCTGGGATCCTGTGGACTCAAGTGGCACCAGACTTGGAGTGTCCCCTGAAGAGGTACTGAGCCCCCCTGTGCCTGAAGCCCCAGTGGAGAAGCCAGGGCAGCGTCAGAAGCTGCTGGGCTGGCTGCAGGGGGATCCAGGTGGAAGAACAGGGGCTCCCTTGCAGTACCtggggagcccagaggagagTCTGCAGATATCAACCAACCTGACTCTGCATCTGTTGGAGCTGCTTGCCTCAGCCCTGCTGGGGCTGTGCTCACGCCCTCTGAGAGCAGCTTTGGACGCGTTGGGCCTGCGTGGACCGCTGGGCCTCTGGCTGCATGGGCTACTATCCTTCCTAGCTGCCCTgcatgggctccatgctgtgtTGAGCCTACTTACTGCTCACCCTCTGCACTTTGCCTGCCTCTTTGGTCTCCTACAGGCCCTGGTGCTGGCAGTCAGCCTCCGGGAGcccagtggggaggaggaagccaCTGACTTGGAGGATGAGAAGTTGGAGAGGGAGGGTAAGGAATAG